From bacterium:
TTTTTCGCTTCTTCAAATTTGCCGGTCTTAACAAGCTCCTGAAAATTTTTCAGGGCTTTTTTAAGGTTGTTTTTTCTTCCGATATTTTGCTTTTTTCTTCTTACGCTTTGTCTTAAAGCTTTTTTAGCTGATTTGATTTTAGGCAT
This genomic window contains:
- the rpsT gene encoding 30S ribosomal protein S20 — encoded protein: MPKIKSAKKALRQSVRRKKQNIGRKNNLKKALKNFQELVKTGKFEEAKKYLSEVYKKADKTAKANTIKKGKADRIKSRLTQLLAKAKSSKTSS